The DNA sequence CGAAGAACCGGATTCGCCCCCAAGACCGCGCCGGCTAAGAGCCGGGGCGTGGAATCGGATCCGGCCCGCCGGATCCCCGACCTTACGCCGCCGAGCGCATCGGCCCCAGGATCCCCATCAGCTTCTTGGACCAGATGAACATCTCGGTCCAAACCGATATGCAGGCATCGCGATAGAATGCCTCCCCGATGCTTTGCTTGAAATTCCCGTACCTCACCTCCTGGGTTTCCTTGGCCAGCCACCTGACGACGGCGTCCCGATCCACCGCGGCGCGATAGCGATAATCGCTTTCCGGCGTTTCCCGCACTAGGGCGCCGGGGAAGGCCGCATCGATATGGCCGGGAAAGCGAGCCCGCGCCCAGAGCATCCCCGTATCCCCCGGATATTCCACGATGGACAAAAAGGCCTTATTGGTAAACACCCACATCCTATCCTCCCGCGTTCCATTCTGTTTCCGGCTCCCATGCTTGCGGCGTCGCCGCGCCCGGGACCGATGCAAAGATACCCCTCTCCGCGGGTCAGGTTTTGTCCCACGGCAAGGTAACTTGCGCGTTACCCACGGGGAAGAAAGACGATTAAAACGCGGGCGACCGCAGCGCAACGGGGGGCGTTAAATGACAATCGCACCGAATTGTCATCTTATTGAAGCGCGTTCGGGAATTGCCAAACCAATCCGGAAAAAATTATTATCTGCGCGAGCTGCGATCGTAAAGCCAAGGTAGGCGGCGATCGCATCCATGGCGATTTTCAACACGTGAGGGACGATGGATCTTCAGACCCAAATCGGATATCTTTGGCTGTCCATCTGCACCGGCTTGGTGTTCTTCATGCAAGCCGGGTTCGCCTGCCTGGAGGCCGGATCGGTCCGCTCCAAGAATAGCGTCAACGTGGCCTTGAAGAACGTGGTCACCTTCATCGTCGCGGCGGCCGGCTATTACGTGATCGGATACGCCTTGCATTTCGGGAAGCCCTGGATCGCCGGTTTCGCGGGCATGCCCGTGCCCATGCTCCGTAACGTTTCCGACGAAGGGTACTTCACCTTCCTTTATCAACTCGTCTTCTGCACCACCGCCGCCACCATCGTTTCCGGCGCGGTCGCCGAGCGCATGCGCTTCCTCCCCTACATCATCGGCACCTTGGTGGTCGGCGTCTTCATCTATCCCGTTTTCGGACATTGGGCCTGGAATGATGCGGGATGGCTGCATACCCTGGGCTACCACGATTTCGCCGGCTCTTCTGTGGTGCACATGTGCGGCGGCTTCATCGCCCTTTCCGGCATCGTCAAGATCGGGACCCGCAAGGGCCGCTTCGGCGCGGACGGCCAGGTGAACGAGATCCACGCTTCAGACGTGCCCATGGTGGCCTTGGGCGTATTCATCCTTTATTTCGGTTGGATCGGTTTCAACGGCGGATCGGCGCCCTTCGGCCCCAAAACTGCGTCCATCGTCCTCAACACCTTCCTGGGCGGCATCTTCGGAGGCATTACCTGCTTGCTGGTCGGCTGGGCCCTCAAGGGGATTTCCGGCGCCGCCACCCAGATGAACGGCATCCTGGCCGGGTTGGTGGCCATCACCGCTTCGGCGGATATCGTGACCGCGCCTTCGGCCTGCATCATCGGTTGCATCGGCGGCCTGGCGTATCTTCTCGCCGATGAGCTGCTGGTCCGCATGCGCCTGGACGATGCCGTAAGCGCGGTGCCCGTGCACGGAGCGGCCGGCCTTTCCGGCATCCTCAGCGCGGGGATCTTCTCGACCCATGCGCACCTGGAATCGGTATCCGCCCTGGTGGGACATCCCGTCACCCGCGGCGGCCTGATCCGGATCCAGACCCTCGGCGCCCTGGTCTGCGCCCTGTGGGCCTTCCTGGTCGGCTTCATCATCTGGTCCATCATCGATCGTATCTCCCGGCTCCGCGTCACCGAGGACGAAGAGTTGGTGGGTCTCAATTATTCCGAGCACAAGGTGCGCAGCCCCAGCGACGAAGTGGTGGCTTACGTGCTGGCCCGCGCGGCGGGACGCGAAGTCGAACGCCCTTACGATTTGGAAGGGGGCGAATTCGCGCGCATCGTGGCCGCCGCGCAGGGATGGGCCGATGGCTTGGCGAAAGAACGGGACGAATTGGAAAGGGCGCGCGCCAGCCTGGGCCAGGACGCCGATCGCCTCTATGAGATCATCCGCCGTTGCGAAGAGGAGAATCGCCTGCAATCCAAGCGGCTGGAAGCCATCGCGCACAAGGTCCAGATGGTGGACGGCGAATTGCGCCGACGCGAGGGCACGCCGGGCGCCATCACCCCGTTGGCCGCGGAAGTCATGACGGGCGTGCGCGAGAAGCTGGCCGAGATGCAGGCCGGGGGCCGAAACGTCTCCTTCTATTGGGAGCAATTGCGCGGGTTGGGATCGGCCCTGTTCTCGAATACGCGCTCCCTGGAGCGGCCCACCGCGGAGGCAAGGGCATGATCTTCGCCACCGGCAAGGTCCTGGGGCATTGCCATATCGAATCCCTCATCGGCGAAGGCTCGTCGGCCTGGGTGTATAAAGCTTCCCACCAGACCTTGGGGATCCCGGTGGCGGTGAAGGTGCTCAAGCCCGCCCCCCAGGATTCCCTGGCTTCCCACCTGACCACCTATCGCGATCGGTTCCGCCGCGAGGCGCAACTGGCCGCTCGCATCAACCACGAAGGCATCGTGCGCGTGCTCGACTTCGGCGAGGAAATGGGCAACCTTTACCTCGTCATGGAATTCGTGAACGGCCATACCCTGTCGGAATACCTGCGTAAGGGCGGGCCGATGACGGAGGAGATGGCCCTCAGGGTCACGGCCTGGTTGGCCACGGCCTTGCACGCGGCGCATACCCAAAACATCGTCCATCGGGACGTGAAGCCCGGCAATATCCTCATCACCAAGGACGGCTGGCTCAAGCTTTCGGACCTGGGGCTGGCCAAGGACATGGGGGTGCGCGAGCTGACCAACCTGGATACCGTGCTGGGGACGCCGTATTACATGGCTCCGGAGTCCCTAAAGCCCGGCCACGAGGTAGGCCCCCCTGCCGATCTCTATTCCCTCGGGATCATCCTGTTCGAAATGCTTACCGGCCGGCCGCCCTTTTCCGGCACCCTCAGCCAGGTCATCTCCGGCCATCTGCATGCCGAGCCATCCTATGTGGCCATGGTGGGCAGCGCCCGGGCCCCTCTCCCCGAAGGAACGGTCAAGCTGCTGAAGGCCCTTCTGGCCAAGGATCCCGCCATAAGGCCGCGTACCGGGCGGGAGGTGTCCGAACTCTGCCAAGTGCGTTTGCAGGGGGTGCAATCCGGCTCGGCTTTCAACGCGGGCACCGAAGCGCCCCGGGAAGCGCGGCATCTGGCCGACTCCAGCACCTTCCAGCGCCTGGGGCAATTCATGGAACGCAACCTGGGCTCCAGCGTCAGCGAATACCAAGGGCGCCAGGTCATGCACACCACCGGGCGCGAGCGGATCTTGATCTGGATCCTGGCGGCCGTATTCCTGGGAGGGGCCCTTGCGGCCTACGTGGCCTCGCGGTGAAGCGGACCGCTTCCCGCGCTGATGCCGCGTAGGAAAGGGCGGCGCTTTCTCACGCGGCGGCGGCCAGGCCCTGTACGGCCTGCAACGCCCCGTCGAGGACTTCCAAGCCCGCTCCCGGCTTGCAGGCGTTTTCGCTGAGATACCTCCGCCAAGCCCGTCCGCCGCGCACCCCTTGGAATAGCCCCAGGATATGCCGGGTCACGGAGTGCAGCCTTTGCCCCCGGGAGAGCTCGGAGGCGACGTAGGGCCGGAACGCCTCCACGATATCCACCCGCGAAGGAATCGCCCCGGTCTCGCCGAACCAGCGGCCATCCGCTTGCGCCAGCAGGTAGGGATTTTCGTACGCGGCCCGTCCCAACATGACGCCGGGGAATTCGGCCAGATGCCCGTCCACCTGCTCCGCCGTCACGATGCCGCCGTTGAGGACGAATTCCAAGGCGGGGAAGTCGGACTGGAGCTGGCGTACCACATCGTAGCGCAAGGGCGGGACTTCGCGATTTTCCTTCGGGCTCAAGCCTTGCAGCCAGGCCTTGCGCGCATGCATGATGAAGGTCGAGCATCCGGCCTCGGCTACCGTACCGATGAAATGGACCAACTCGGCATAGGAATCCTTCTCGTCTATGCCGATGCGCGTCTTGACCGTGACCGGCACCGCGACCGCGTCGCGCATGGCCCGCACGCCTTGCGCGACCAGGGCGGGCTCGGCCATCAGGCATGCCCCGAAGCGGCCCTCTTGGACCTTGTCGCTCGGGCAGCCCACGTTCAAATTGATCTCATCGTAGCCGAAGCGTTCCCCGATGCGCGCGCAGGCCGCCAGATCCTTCGGGTCGCTGCCGCCCAATTGCAGGGCCACGGGATGCTCGGCCGGATCGAAAACCAAAAGGCGTTCCGCCTTCCCGTGCATGATGGCCGCGCTGGTGACCATCTCGGTATAGAGCCGCGCATGCCGCGTGATGAGGCGCAGGAAGAACCGGCAATGCCGATCCGTCCACTCCATCATGGGGGCGATGCACAGGCGGTGAGGGGAAGGCTGCATGTCTAAGGATCTAAGAATTTTAAACGGCGGAGCGCAGCCGCCAGGCCAAGGCGAGGCTCGCCAGCACGCATCCCGCCCCAATCAATCCAACCGTCCCATAATGCTCTAAACGATGTTCGGCGCCTTCCACGATAATGGCGCCCCCCAGCAAGGAGGCCAGTCCCGAAGCGAATTGCTGGATCGCCGAATTGAGGCTCATGAAGCCGCCACGGTAACGCCCCGCCACGCTGTTGGTGATCATGGCCATCCCAGGGATGAAACGGCCCGAAGAGAAGACCATAAAACACGTGGTGACGATAAGGGCGGCCCAGACCGGAACCCGGGGCAAGCGAGTCAGGACCAGGATAGGCGCCATGCAAAGCAGGCTCACGACGAGGAATACGCGCAGCAGCCCAATCCGATCGGAGACGCGGCCCAGCCACCGCGAGGAGAAGAAGGTCGCCAATCCGCCGAACAGGTAGATGAGCGGCAATTGCTCGTTGGTAAGGCCGACGTTGTCCACCAGGGATGGGCTGATGTACGGGATGACCATGAATCCCGCCATGGTCATGGTGATGGTGAGGCCGAAGGCCAGCCAATGATTGCCGCCCCGCAAGATGGCCTTCATCTCCGTCCAAGGGCTGTCCTTTTCCCGCGAGAGATGATCGCGCACCGGCGGCAGTACCTTCGCCGCCAATATCAGGATGACCGCGCTCAATCCGGCCAGCATGAAGAAGGGCGCATGCCAACCCAGGCGGTTGGCCAGGAACAGGCCCAGCGGAACGCCGGCGATGGAAGCCAGGGAAAAGGCCGAGAAGAGCGTGCCCATCGCAGCCCCGCGCCGATTGGGCGGAATCGCATCGCCGATCACCGCCAGGATGGTGGCGCCGGATATCCCGCCGAAACCCCCGGCCAGGAAGCGCGCGGCCACCATGGCGTAATAGTTCGGTGCCACCGCGCACAACAAGGTGCCGATGGCGAAGCCGCCGTAGAGCCAGAGCAATGCCCGCTTGCGATCGAAGCGATCGAGGAACCAGGCGGCGATGAGGCCGAACAAGGCCGCGCTGAAGGTGTAGGTGGATACGATGAACCCGAACTGCGCCGGCGTAATGGCGAAGATGCCCATCAACCGGGGCCCCATGGGCATCACGATCATGAAATCCAGGATATGCGTGAATTGGATCGCGGCAAGTACGTAAAGGAGGAACCTTTCCTCTCGGGCGGGCAAGGGAAACGCCCGTCCGGCGGCCCTTTTCTCGGCTTGGGCTTGAATCAAAAATCCTCCTGGCGTCCGGACCCATACTAACTATTTTCGGGGCAGGGTTCATCCCGACGCGCGGGATGAAATCCCTTCCCGGCCCCGTTCCATAGGGACCGGAACAAGATCGAAATGAAGGAGAATGAATGCTTTCCAACCGGATACCGTACTCTCTGCTGTTGTCCGCCGCCTGCTTGGCCGCGCCCGTTGCCGTGCACGCCCTGTCTTTCGGGGCGGGCCCCATCGCCGGCGTCGAATTCGCGAATGCCAGCGTCGATAACCACAGCAAGACCGACGGGCTTACGGGCCTGGCCATCGGCCTGCGCACCGAATTCGGCGTGACCAAGCCCTTCAGCCTTCTGGTCGAGCCTACCTACGTCCAGAAAGGGGCCAGCTTCGGCGCCTTCGGCAACATCACCAGCGCCGAGGGGGACTTGGACTATCTGGAAATCCCCGTGCTGGTGAAAGCCAAATTCGGCGCCTTAAAGGCCCATGCCTACGCCATCGCCGGCCCCAGCTTCGGGATCAACCTGAAGACGAAAGGCAGCCTGGGCGACTTCACCAGCGATTTCAAGGACCAGGCGGCCAACCTCGCCATTTCCGGGGATATCGGCGTGGGAGCCGGCTTTCAGCTGCAACACTACGTTTACCTCACCGGCGATGTCCGCTATTCCCACGGCTTCACCAACGCCCTGGATAAATCGGTGGGCGACATCAGCTCCTGGTATTCCCGGGACATCCGCCTGGTCGCGGGCATCCTCATCCATCTAACCGAGTAGATAATCATCTACTCGGTCGGATAATTCACTTGGCCGGGGCTTTCGCGGGCTTCGCTTCCATCTTGCCCGCCTTCTGCGCGTCGGGGGCGAGCTTGCGGACGCCTTCGAAGGCCAGGTTCAATTCCACCTCGGGGCCGACCACCAGGCCGCCCGCCTCCACGGTCTTACTCCACTTCAGGCCGTAGTCGAAGCGGTTGATCTTGCCGTTGGCGGCGAATGCCGCGCGTTCATTGCCCCAGCCATCATTGATGATCCCGCCGCCCTTGATCTTGAGCGCAACGTCCTTCGTTGTCCCGCGGATGGTCAGGTCCCCGATGAGCGTGCAGGTGGAGTCCTTCTCGTTGATGTCGCGCACTTCCTTGGATACGAATTTCATTTCCGGAAAATGCGCTGCGTCGAAGAACTCGTCGCTCTTGAGATGCGCGTCGCGCTTGGGGTTGCCGGTGCTGATGCTGTTCACGTCGATGGTCAGGGTTCCGGTGGTCGCCTTCACGTTCTTGGGATCGATGGTAAACGAGCCGCCGAACTTCTCGAACTTGCCCGTGACGTTGCTGATTCCCATGTGGCGCACCTTGAAGGTGATATCCGTGTGGGCCGTATCCACGTTATAGGTCTCGG is a window from the Fibrobacterota bacterium genome containing:
- the amt gene encoding ammonium transporter; the protein is MDLQTQIGYLWLSICTGLVFFMQAGFACLEAGSVRSKNSVNVALKNVVTFIVAAAGYYVIGYALHFGKPWIAGFAGMPVPMLRNVSDEGYFTFLYQLVFCTTAATIVSGAVAERMRFLPYIIGTLVVGVFIYPVFGHWAWNDAGWLHTLGYHDFAGSSVVHMCGGFIALSGIVKIGTRKGRFGADGQVNEIHASDVPMVALGVFILYFGWIGFNGGSAPFGPKTASIVLNTFLGGIFGGITCLLVGWALKGISGAATQMNGILAGLVAITASADIVTAPSACIIGCIGGLAYLLADELLVRMRLDDAVSAVPVHGAAGLSGILSAGIFSTHAHLESVSALVGHPVTRGGLIRIQTLGALVCALWAFLVGFIIWSIIDRISRLRVTEDEELVGLNYSEHKVRSPSDEVVAYVLARAAGREVERPYDLEGGEFARIVAAAQGWADGLAKERDELERARASLGQDADRLYEIIRRCEEENRLQSKRLEAIAHKVQMVDGELRRREGTPGAITPLAAEVMTGVREKLAEMQAGGRNVSFYWEQLRGLGSALFSNTRSLERPTAEARA
- a CDS encoding serine/threonine protein kinase, producing the protein MIFATGKVLGHCHIESLIGEGSSAWVYKASHQTLGIPVAVKVLKPAPQDSLASHLTTYRDRFRREAQLAARINHEGIVRVLDFGEEMGNLYLVMEFVNGHTLSEYLRKGGPMTEEMALRVTAWLATALHAAHTQNIVHRDVKPGNILITKDGWLKLSDLGLAKDMGVRELTNLDTVLGTPYYMAPESLKPGHEVGPPADLYSLGIILFEMLTGRPPFSGTLSQVISGHLHAEPSYVAMVGSARAPLPEGTVKLLKALLAKDPAIRPRTGREVSELCQVRLQGVQSGSAFNAGTEAPREARHLADSSTFQRLGQFMERNLGSSVSEYQGRQVMHTTGRERILIWILAAVFLGGALAAYVASR
- a CDS encoding YceI family protein, yielding MGLAAAAAETYNVDTAHTDITFKVRHMGISNVTGKFEKFGGSFTIDPKNVKATTGTLTIDVNSISTGNPKRDAHLKSDEFFDAAHFPEMKFVSKEVRDINEKDSTCTLIGDLTIRGTTKDVALKIKGGGIINDGWGNERAAFAANGKINRFDYGLKWSKTVEAGGLVVGPEVELNLAFEGVRKLAPDAQKAGKMEAKPAKAPAK
- the dusA gene encoding tRNA dihydrouridine(20/20a) synthase DusA translates to MQPSPHRLCIAPMMEWTDRHCRFFLRLITRHARLYTEMVTSAAIMHGKAERLLVFDPAEHPVALQLGGSDPKDLAACARIGERFGYDEINLNVGCPSDKVQEGRFGACLMAEPALVAQGVRAMRDAVAVPVTVKTRIGIDEKDSYAELVHFIGTVAEAGCSTFIMHARKAWLQGLSPKENREVPPLRYDVVRQLQSDFPALEFVLNGGIVTAEQVDGHLAEFPGVMLGRAAYENPYLLAQADGRWFGETGAIPSRVDIVEAFRPYVASELSRGQRLHSVTRHILGLFQGVRGGRAWRRYLSENACKPGAGLEVLDGALQAVQGLAAAA
- a CDS encoding MFS transporter, whose amino-acid sequence is MIVMPMGPRLMGIFAITPAQFGFIVSTYTFSAALFGLIAAWFLDRFDRKRALLWLYGGFAIGTLLCAVAPNYYAMVAARFLAGGFGGISGATILAVIGDAIPPNRRGAAMGTLFSAFSLASIAGVPLGLFLANRLGWHAPFFMLAGLSAVILILAAKVLPPVRDHLSREKDSPWTEMKAILRGGNHWLAFGLTITMTMAGFMVIPYISPSLVDNVGLTNEQLPLIYLFGGLATFFSSRWLGRVSDRIGLLRVFLVVSLLCMAPILVLTRLPRVPVWAALIVTTCFMVFSSGRFIPGMAMITNSVAGRYRGGFMSLNSAIQQFASGLASLLGGAIIVEGAEHRLEHYGTVGLIGAGCVLASLALAWRLRSAV
- a CDS encoding PorT family protein; this translates as MLSNRIPYSLLLSAACLAAPVAVHALSFGAGPIAGVEFANASVDNHSKTDGLTGLAIGLRTEFGVTKPFSLLVEPTYVQKGASFGAFGNITSAEGDLDYLEIPVLVKAKFGALKAHAYAIAGPSFGINLKTKGSLGDFTSDFKDQAANLAISGDIGVGAGFQLQHYVYLTGDVRYSHGFTNALDKSVGDISSWYSRDIRLVAGILIHLTE